In Haematobia irritans isolate KBUSLIRL chromosome 1, ASM5000362v1, whole genome shotgun sequence, a genomic segment contains:
- the LOC142238331 gene encoding trypsin beta-like produces the protein MRTTIAHSIILVGNMQKFNAFSLIILLTCVSGTITKDFRIVNGKNALIEDFPFQLSLRVRTIHICGASILNDAWAITAAHCVHDVLHKPREITLRMGSKYRTKDGLIIRVMQIYCHPSYNADTMNFDVALLKVREKSFRRVDLHVEPIKLPTFSAKIPINKAATVSGWGHQSSSLHILSTELKYTTVYTIDQTSCNESLSEHGGITNAMFCASARNTDACQGDSGGPIQADGVLIGVVSWGVGCADPYYPGVYTRLSYTPIRSWIKLLTKL, from the exons ATGAGGACGACTATTGCTCATTCCATTATACTTGTGGGAAATATGCAGAAGTTTAATGCGTTTTCGCTGATAATTTTATTGACGTGTGTTTCAGGGACAATAACAAAGGATTTTCGTATCGTAAATGGAAAAAATGCTTTAATTGAAGATTTTCCATTCCAA CTTTCGTTGAGAGtacgaaccatacatatatgtgGAGCTTCGATTTTAAATGATGCTTGGGCAATAACTGCCGCCCATTGTGTCCACGATGTTCTTCACAAGCCTAGAGAAATAACTTTACGTATGGGCAGCAAATACAGGACAAAAGATGGTTTAATAATACGAGTTATGCAAATTTATTGTCATCCAAGCTATAATGCAGATACAATGAATTTTGACGTGGCTTTACTCAAAGTGCGTGAAAAGTCATTCCGACGAGTAGATTTacatgttgaaccaattaaattaccaacattttctgcCAAAATACCTATCAATAAAGCGGCTACTGTATCTGGATGGGGCCATCAAAGTTCATCCCTTCATATTTTATCGACTGAATTGAAGTATACAACGGTATATACGATTGATCAAACATCATGTAATGAAAGCTTATCAGAACATGGTGGAATAACAAATGC TATGTTTTGTGCTTCTGCAAGAAACACGGACGCATGCCAGGGAGATAGTGGAGGGCCTATTCAAGCGGATGGAGTCTTGATCGGTGTAGTTTCTTGGGGTGTTGGTTGTGCTGATCCATATTATCCCGGTGTTTATACTCGTCTATCGTACACACCTATACGTTCTTGgataaaacttttaacaaaattgtag
- the Kdsr gene encoding 3-ketodihydrosphingosine reductase has product MSLITWEISLYIVLAILAHVAVFVFVNRKRSKSIVNKHIVITGGSKGIGLCLAVECALRGANVTVIARDEKMLSGAIALMEVIRQRPEQKFQYRCLDISSSFEEVEKCLTEVEHTFGDIYMLINCAGLAVCGVFEEVPLEDARKLMDVNYWGTYNCTRYVLPKMKKAKEGIIVITASQAALFGIYGYGPYAASKYALRGMAETVAMECKHLGVSVTLALPADTNTPGFENEQKTKPKETKIISGSGGLANPDTVAKQILNDALNGKFISILGFESWLITLLGGALFRWNGIYENILHAIALGPLRIVGYILHLHFERIVRNCAKEKAE; this is encoded by the exons ATGTCATTAATTACTTGGGAGATATCACTGTACATAGTCCTAGCAATTCTAGCGCAtgttgctgtttttgtttttgtcaatcGGAAGCGGTCTAAGAGCATCGTCAACAAGCACATAGTCATTACTGGAGGCTCCAAGGGAATAGGTTTGTGCCTGGCGGTCGAATGTGCTCTACGTGGTGCGAATGTTACAGTCATAGCCCGGGATGAAAAAATGCTAA GCGGCGCCATAGCACTTATGGAAGTAATTCGGCAAAGACCTGAACAAAAATTCCAATATCGTTGCCTTGACATATCGTCTAGTTTTGAAGaagttgaaaaatgtttgactgAAGTAGAACATACGTTTGGGgacatatatatgttgatcAATTGTGCTGGTTTGGCGGTATGTGGTGTATTCGAAGAAGTACCTTTGGAGGATGCTCGTAAACTAATGGATGTAAACTATTGGGGAACATATAATTGCACTCGATACGTCTTACCTAAAATGAAAAAAGCGAAGGAGGGCATAATTGTAATAACTGCATCACAAGCAGCACTTTTCGGTATATATGGATATGGGCCATATGCTGCTTCCAAATACGCTCTTCGTGGCATGGCTGAAACTGTAGCGATGGAATGTAAGCATTTGGGTGTTTCTGTAACACTGGCCCTGCCAGCTGATACCAACACACCAGGCTTTGAAAACGAGCAAAAAACGAAACCAAAAGAAACAAAGATTATTTCTGGAAGTGGAGGCTTAGCTAACCCTGATACAGTAGCAAAACAAATTCTTAACGATGCCTTG AATggcaaatttatatctatattaGGCTTCGAATCGTGGCTGATCACATTACTAGGCGGAGCCCTTTTCCGATGGAACGGTATTTACGAAAACATATTGCATGCTATTGCCTTAGGACCACTACGTATAGTTGGTTACATTTTACACTTACATTTTGAACGCATTGTAAGAAATTGTGCCAAAGAAAAGGCTGAATGA
- the Unc50 gene encoding unc50 RNA binding protein has protein sequence MKQSTSPTPSVVSSYLASRGQSPLPPPVNYKKNCLSATSKSYKYLRRLLKFNQMDFEFALWQMIYLFIAPQKVYRNFNYRKQTKSQFARDDPAFLVLFLICLCVTSLGFAWVLGLNVWQSISFIFYVIFVDCIFAGIVVATFLWLIINRYLRTSNIEPDVEWGYAFDVHLNAFFPPLMLLHFIQLFFYNWLISKPWFLSNFLGNTFWLMALCYYVYITFLGYNCIPHLKNTRLILIPLPIIFLLYLITLIISWNVTVAFIDFYKYRVY, from the exons atgaagcaatcgacaTCACCCACACCTTCAGTGGTGTCCAGTTATTTAGCGTCGAGGGGTCAATCTCCCCTACCGCCACCGGtgaactataaaaaaaattgtctatcagCAACATCcaaaagctataaatatttaagAAGGCTtttaaaattcaaccaaatggaTTTTGAGTTTGCCCTTTGGCAGATGATTTATCTGTTTATAGCTCCGcaaaaagtctatagaaattttaactataGAAAAC AGACTAAGTCCCAATTTGCCAGAGATGACCCAGCTTTTCTGGTATTATTTCTTATATGCTTATGCG TTACGTCTTTGGGGTTTGCATGGGTCCTAGGACTAAACGTTTGGCAGAGTATATCTTTTatattttatgtaatttttgtTGACTGTATATTTGCCGGAATTGTGGTGGCCACATTTCTTTGGCTGATTATAAATCGCTATTTACGCACTAGCAATATAGAACCAGATGTGGAGTGGGGATACGCATTCGACGTGCATTTGAATGCTTTCTTTCCTCCTCTAATGTTATTGCACTTCATTCAGCTTTTTTTTTACAACTGGCTTATAAGCAAACCTTGGTTCTTATCGAATTTTTTAGGCAACACATTTTGGTTAATGGCTCTCTGCTATTACGTTTATATAACCTTTTTGGGGTACAACT GTATTCCACATCTTAAAAATACGCGCCTTATTCTCATTCCTCTGCCCATTATATTTCTACTGTATTTAATTACTCTAATTATTAGTTGGAATGTAACGGTAGCGTTCATAGATTTCTATAAGTATCGCGTGTATTAA
- the mRpL19 gene encoding mitochondrial ribosomal protein L19: protein MIVSSRLLAPQVLRQASFSRVVTFSTAARPLPKENDLKAGSTTGNAPKQSTGSAESRKPIAPVSYRFVYPEFLPDPKVEWRNPIREKLERMDMIDRRTQIEIPEFYVGSVLAVTSSDAHAVGKVSRFVGICIQRERCGLRARFIVRNVIDEQGVEVLYDMYDPTIQKIEVLRLEKRLDDHLLYLRDALPEYSTFDPNMEAEIREDGTPVPINNIQVQLRPRPWLERWERQNLKGISNIDEYLTDKRRRTAKEHEKPWEKFDLMKQYRSTIPEEEQKEIFAEIYSQLHQMELQRKRNKRKRSFVKPTKLA from the exons ATGATAGTCTCATCGCGTTTGTTAGCGCCACAAGTTTTGAGGCAGGCATCATTCAGTAGAGTTG ttaCGTTCTCAACGGCTGCGAGACCGCTGCCCAAAGAAAATGATTTGAAGGCAGGTTCAACAACGGGAAATGCTCCGAAACAATCTACTGGTTCAGCTGAATCAAGAAAGCCTATAGCTCCTGTAAGTTACCGCTTTGTTTATCCAGAATTTCTTCCCGATCCCAAAGTTGAATGGCGTAATCCAATTCGAGAGAAGTTGGAGCGCATGGACATGATCGACAGACGTACACAGATAGAAATACCCGAGTTTTACGTAGGATCGGTATTAGCAGTGACAAGTTCGGATGCGCACGCCGTGGGTAAAGTTAGTCGCTTTGTTG GAATTTGCATTCAAAGGGAGCGCTGCGGATTACGAGCCCGTTTTATTGTGCGCAACGTTATCGATGAGCAGGGAGTGGAAGTCCTTTACGACATGTACGATCCTACCATACAAAAGATTGAAGTACTCCGATTGGAAAAACGATTAGACGACCATTTATTGTATTTGCGTGATGCCTTACCAGAATACAGTACCTTTGATCCAAATATGGAAGCTGAAATAAGAGAAGATGGTACTCCTGTCCCAATTAATAATATTCAAGTACAACTTCGACCTCGACCATGGTTAGAACGTTGGGAAAGACAAAATTTGAAGGGAATTTCCAATATTGATGAATATCTCACGGATAAACGTAGACGTACAGCCAAGGAGCATGAGAAGCCTTGGGAAAAGTTTGATTTAATGAAGCAGTACCGTTCTACTATTCCCGAAGAGGAGCAAAAAGAAATCTTTGCCGAAATATATTCACAACTACATCAAATGGAGTTGCAGAGGAAAAGAAATAAGCGTAAGAGATCCTTTGTAAAACCTACTAAATTGGCATAG
- the TfIIA-L gene encoding transcription factor IIA L — MKQIWRSKLMASKAVEINPDPPEQPPQIVANNPKPTKAQVAKAKKAAAAAAAASQLNSNTNGAASNSTNSVDVKPNLAQLQQAVNGPTSTAVGTSANTMNSTIINGTIKQEPQHQTSSSQQPQPQSHPPPLHPTSSSSALLLQQQKQQQQASGGGGGNNQQSHPPGNSGGGGNQPQSSTIPIVAALDPNRIMPVNITLPAQPGTMNSESRVLTIHVPASALQENQLTQILTAHLISSIMSLPTTLASSVLQQHVNAALVNANMQKNFNTSKQLDGALDTSDEDESEESDGNMDDDDNDDLDKDDESDIDNEGGAEEEPLNSEDDVTDEDATDLFDTDNVIVCQYDKITRSRNKWKFYLKDGIMNIGGKDYVFQKSNGDAEW, encoded by the exons ATGAAACAGATATGGCGATCCAAACTAATGGCTAGTaaagctgtagaaataaatcccGATCCACCTGAACAGCCGCCACAAATAGTTGCAAACAATCCAAAG CCAACTAAG GCACAAGTGGCTAAGGCTAAAAAAGCTGCCGCAGCTGCAGCAGCGGCTTCACAGTTAAACAGCAACACTAATGGCGCAGCTTCAAATTCCACTAATTCAGTAGATGTTAAGCCAAACTTAGCTCAATTGCAACAAGCGGTAAATGGTCCCACGTCAACGGCTGTTGGTACATCAGCAAATACCATGAACAGCACAATTATTAATGGCACAATAAAACAAGAACCGCAACATCAAACATCATCTTCACAACAACCACAGCCTCAAAGCCATCCACCACCATTGCATCCTACCTCGTCAAGTTCAGCATTACTgctgcaacaacaaaaacagcaacaacaagccAGCGGTGGAGGTGGTGGCAACAATCAACAGTCTCATCCACCTGGCAATAGCGGTGGTGGGGGCAATCAACCACAATCATCTACTATTCCCATAGTGGCAGCTTTGGATCCAAACCGTATTATGCCTGTAAAC ATTACTTTGCCTGCTCAACCTGGTACTATGAATTCGGAATCACGCGTTCTAACCATACACGTACCAGCTTCAGCCCTTCAAGAAAACCAATTAACCCAAATATTAACAGCTCATCTAATATCGTCTATTATGTCGTTACCTACAACATTGGCTTCATCGGTGTTACAGCAACATGTTAATGCAGCCCTGGTTAATGCCAATATGCAAA aaaatttcaatacatcCAAACAACTGGATGGTGCCTTGGATACATCAGACGAAGATGAAAGTGAAGAAAGTGATGGAAATATGGACGATGACGACAACGATGATCTGGACAAAGACGATGAATCAGATATAGACAATGAAGGTGGAGCAGAGGAAGAGCCCTTGAATAGTGAAGACGATGTTACCGATGAGGACGCTACTGATCTTTTTGACACAGATAACGTTATAGTGTGCCAATATGACAAG ATTACACGTTCCCGGAACAAGTGGAAGTTTTATCTTAAAGATGGCATCATGAATATAGGTGGAAAAGACtatgtttttcaaaaatcaaatgGGGATGCTGAATGGTAG